TCATTTTTCATACTAAGAGTCAGCTTGCGGTGCGGTGCGGTTACTATTTCTTTTAGCCATCAATCTCTTTGATCATTGTATTTGTGTAATCAACTCTATCCAATTCAAATtttgctaataccacttttttttttttctgatgcTCTGCTCTCCTAGATAAGCAAAGCACAGTTACAAGTTTTCACCTTTGAAATTTTCGCATGGGTGCTATCAATTTTCTTGAAATTATACATTTTGACATAATATTTTACTGCAATTCTTTTTTTCTTGGATTAGATCAAGTTATAACtgtgagggcgagccttggcgcaacagtaaacgttgttgtcgtgtgaccgagaggtcacgggttcgcgTCTTAGGAACGGCCTCTTGctaaaaaaaattggcaggggaaggcttgcccccaatacacccttgtggcaTGATCCTTCCCcagaccctcgcttagcgggacGCGTGCTGAGCCGCCTTTTTTAGATGAAGTTGTAACTGTCTGTCTCATATTTGCTTATTATATGTTAGCAAGTCAATCAAAGCTGCTGAGAATTGACAATGAAAATGCCATAGTATagtttgtttcttcaattggcTTTTGTATGTTTGTAATTTAAATGGGGGCGTTAAGGAAGGAATCTTCTAACTTCATAGGGTGAGTAAAACAGAAAATGCAAGTATGTAATTTAAACAATAAATCTTCACATTTTCTAATAATTGTCaaactaaattttatatttactaATGACGACATGTATGTAAAGTAATGAGAAATCTTCATGAGGTAGCAAAGGATAAACGCCATACATGAAATCCAAAGAGAAAAGACAATGATAGATAAAAGAaatggtaaatttcaaataaaatctacgtggttttactaattttcagataaaggattatgatttactttttttcaaagtaaggactgaggttttcaactttagcaaaataaggactttttcaattgatactattaaaatcacctttgacgATTTTAAAAATGACAGATTTTAAGAACtattaatattctaagcaattttaattcttcaacctttttattttgagattatttagatgatgtttggtaaaaagaGAGAGTtttaaaaaagatgattttcgaaaatcgaaaatgtagttccatagcaaatatgacattgaacaactttaattcttgaaaattttcatttttagatcgttaaagatgattttaatagcattaatccaaaaggtccttattttattaaaagtgcgaaatcccaatcctcgttttgacaaaaaataaaccacaatcctttatctaaaaattagtgaaatcacaggttttatttgaaatttacctaaaagaaaacattatttataGATTCATAAGACCTATTTGGTATGATCACCAGCTACCTAAATTTTTATTTCCTCCATTAATTAAGACTCGTATTTGAATTTGTCAAATAAATAGGACGATAGTCAATTATTTCTAGTGAGAAAATGGGGGATTAGGTAGCTcctaaaaattatatttgataaaaaatttgaataacatattaataaaagaaaatctctCAAGGAACATTTATattctctattctatgagtgtcagcatttcggagccctggtttgtggcgggtgacttcaatgatatcgcctttatgagtgatcagagagggggatccaatcattatgttaatcgctgtctgcatcacaagaatagtatggatttatgtgggctttccgatctgggggcttctggtcataaattcacttggaagcgtaataatacttttgttcgattggacaaagtctacgctaatgttttagctctaacttccttccccgagtgctctgtgttgaacctcgcgttccgtcattcggatcattgtcctattttgtttagacttttgagaggtaagcatcctaggggtaagagaccgttccggtatcagttggcttgggagtcccatcctaagtttaaagagttcgttcatgagagttggagacctcattcgtatgtactgcaagctgctgaagggttcaggaataaggtgcaggggtggaataggaatgtgtttgggcatattatcagaaggaagaacaagtttaaagaggatggagggcattcaacgcaggttggaggggaggtttgatcatagccttgagggcctcctcagaacccttcagaaggagctggaggctgtgcttaggcaggaggagttcctttggttccagaagtctcggaagtcctggattagagatggggatcgtaataccaaatacttccatctctctaccctgatcagaaggcagagaaatagaattgaggccattaaggattctaatggtgattgggtttatgaagatgaggttattcggaacttagccctggatttctacagagagctgttcaaagaggaacctgttcttttggagagggctcactctattgctacatttcctttaatcagtgaggattgtagtcaggaggcctttcaacctatttcccgaaaagagattgaccaagctatcttcagcattggggcttctaaagctcctgggattgatggtcttccggcgggcttttaccataagcattgggatgtagtgaaggaaggcatctataattttgtcttgggggtgttcagtggttcgaaggatattgagctggttaatagaaccctcctggttctgattcctaagattgataagccttcttcctttttgcatatgagacctatcagtctttgtaatgttctttacaaaactgttacaaagattgtggctaatagaatccgtggcattcttcctgcgatcatttgtcagaatcagggtagctttgtgcctggtagacaaatgatggataatgtggtgatcgcccaagagatggtccacacgatgaagattaggaaggggaggaaaggcattgtggctctgaagctggatttagagaaggcctatgatcgaattaattgggatttcttgatggagagccttgagagagctagaatcccggacagctggagaagtttaattaaggtatgtatttcttctcctgtgtttcaagttatggtcaatggggatatgtcggaggaattttccccgggcagaggaatccgtcagggggatcctatgagccctttcctttttgttattgctatggagaggctctctcacctgattcaggatgcgattgataatgggagtttccaccctgtggcgatcaacagcttctgtccccaggtgactcacttattctttgcagatgatgtccttatctttcttgagggtaatgaggagcagttgagagtcattatggatattctggattgtttttgttcggcctctgggcagaagcttaatatccagaaatctaggatgatgtgctctaagaatatgaatcagagagtctgtaagagattaagtgatctctcaggtattcctcttactgattctcttgggaagtatctgggcgttcccctccatagtgagcgtgtgtctaaaggctccttcaaagagactttggataaagctaattcgaagtgtgccacttggaaagccaagactctgtctctcgctggccgcctcacgttaattcaatctgttaattgtgctgctcccaatcacatcatgcaggcttgtaagcttccggatcctgtgcttaatgatcttgacaagattaaccgtaggttcctgtggggggaagctgcggagggcaggaagatccatcttgtgccttggagtgaggtttgccagcctaaagattctgggggtctgggtattaggaaagcaaaggacaataataaagttttattaatgaaactcctttggcgtatgtggcaaaacccctcctctctttgggttcgcctcctttgtggtaagtatcggaaagacaaaatcttcgggggcccgaaagagagagttgctaattgttccttcctctggaaaggacttagtgctgtgtttgatgagttctgcttgggagttggcctggaggtggggaatggtaagtccattagtttctggtttgataactggattggggataaaccgttaattgaggtgtgttcttcccccccgcctagtgatatacgcaactggaggattgccgatatggttgactcggaaggggactggatctggtcaaagtttgatactttctttagccttgagactctccttagaatgcggggagtgaaggtgagtaatcaagaggaagacttggataggcactgttgggcgctgactaacaatggagtttattcttgcaaatcggcctttgaagctttctctctctttagatctgatcctccctcggatgtgtggaagtcgatttggacccttaaagttcctttccgtattaggagtttcctgtggctgggcgttaaggacaggcttcttactaattcggataggcacagaaggcacttggctgattctggagcttgcagtagatgcagaggccatgttgagactttgtgccatgctcttagagattgctctaatagtaaagaggtttggaggaaaattctcccacaccatattttctcttccttcatggcacattctgaggtcgactggttctctgatggtgttagaggaaagttgcttccatacatggagcatggtgacattttctttgctattatctgtcaccaagtttggaaatggagaaacgaggagatttttggagataaaactgtttttatgacaaacttagctgatttcttctcgaaaaaacttttctctattatcgatagtttcaaaggagagtcccttgccagagcctctcagtgttgtgatgtccatctcgtgggatggagcaggccaagagagggggttgtgaagctgaatactgatggttcctgcctcagtaacggtaagattgcggctggaggtgtgcttagagatgtagggggcgtctggctttctgggttctcccagaatttagggttgggttcttccttttctgcggagctctgggctattcttactggaatcaatcttgctaaaaggctgggtgttaagaggctctctgtggagtctgataatttggaagcaatcaaaatgatttctgagaatcattctatgggtcttaacagtcgcaacctcatcaaagctattataaggctttgctcctcctttgagttcgtagagttcagacacatttttagagagcagaatcgtgttgctgatcgcttggcggcggcgggccatgaagggacgttaggcgttactacccttcctgtttcccctagtttcatctctcatcttctcttagaagataggattggggttagcttccctaggctaattcctgggtagtttgttgttattcgtttttcttttccttttctaccaaaaaaaaaaaatataaaaagatatcAAGTGTTGACCATCCTTTgatgaatgtttttttttaagctATTAATGTGAATAAATATAACTACATACATTTAATACATAACTTCTCAATATaaaaagcttaatacatcaattGTCAACCCCAAAAACAGTGGCATTGTTATCTGAAAATGCATTTTGGttggaatatcagtttcagaTTTTTTCCCGACAGTGTCGATATTTGTTAATATCGACAACAAATATCGACAAATACAATATCGATAGATATCGACCAATATCGATACGATGCTATATGTCGATATCTGTCAATATCGACAACAAATATCGacagatatcgacactgtcgggggaaatctgaaactgatattccaaCCAAAATGTATTTCAGACAACAATGTCACTGTTTTTGGGGTTCACACGAccagaaaaaacatgaaaagggaagagaaacaatatatattgggaCGAGATTGCCGGAAAAATGGtcgtcttcttcctcctcttcgcCTTCTTCTCCTCCAATTTCTATCGCCGCCATTCGCTTTTCCACCTCTTCGAGTGTGCCGCCGTCGTTTTTCGtttttcctcctcttcctatcgcaGCGTTTGATACGTTAGAGAGATGAAGTTCATTCATTAATGACGATGGCAAAGTTGGaagaatttattaaaatatgttAGTTTTGGAAAAAAGTTTTGAAAGGAGatagaaatgtaaactaacccTAAAAAGGGCTAGTTTAGTAATTGTgcctaattaaaataataataataataaaaagttttGAAAAAGACTAGTAAATAAAAAGTCCTAAAGCCGGCACTGAAAGCAGTAACTATCTCCACCTGCAGAATTTGCAATCATGGAGGGATGATGTAGCCCTAAAGCCCAGGAAATTTCCCAAAAAGAATAAATTGACTCATTGACTTGTGCTTTTGGGTATATAAAGTTAGTGCCTTTAGGCTTTAATGGATGCAATTCCAATTAAGGAATGACATTTCACTTAACCAAACAATGAACTCACTTTCCATGTAAGTCATATCATATCTTTCCATTCTTATTTACTtcttcttaattaatttaatcatttttgCTTTGTTCTTCATTCATTGCAGATTCCCAAGTGGTTTAGAATTAGCAAATTTAGCAGTCAACTCTAATTTGCTCAATCTTTCACTAGCTGCAATCTCCACTCTTCAAGCTGAAATCAACCCATTTCAGCATCAATCTTTATCTCTAAAATGGAGAGTTTATTCCCAATCCAATTTTGTGATTGTTGCTTTTGTCACTTCTCCTTCATGTCCAATTCATCATCTTCAACAAGCTCTAGATATGGTCTCCTCAGAAACCATGAAACAGGATAACTTTAATCTCTTCGATTTCTTATGCTCTAAAGGCAGTCCATCATTCTCCATTAATAGAGCTGCAATTACCCTTTTCTACCAGCATCTTGGAGATCTCTCCCACATCAAAAATCAGGTATCTAATTGAAACCCAAACCCCTCTTCTCAATTAGGTTAATTGATTTCTGTTTTCTGTGTTTTTTAGTTAGTTGATTTGAGCGGTAAATTGTTAGTGGAGAATCCATTAATTATCACTGGGAATTCTCTGGCTGGTTCAGTAGCTTCTCTATTTAATCTATGGCTGCTAGATAGCATCAATCAACCAACAAAAACCAAGCGTCCTCTCTGCATCACATTTGGGTCACCTTTGATTGGGAATTTAGGTCTGCAAAAAGCCATTTCAGAATGTTCATCATGGAACTCTTGCTTTTTGAGTGTTGCTGCAAACCAAGACCCAATTCCATGTCTATTTGCCTCAGAAAAAACCATCCTTTATAAACCATTTGGGGCTTTTCTCTTGTGTTCTGAATTGGGTTCTACTTGTGTTGATGACCCTGATCAAGTCACACTTTTCTTAGAAGCAATGGGTTTGCAGAGCAGATTAACTCAACTTGGTGAAGAGCAATTGATGTCTTATTATGGGAATATAGTGGAGAATCTGAAAACCAGGCTTATCTTGAAGGGAAATCCTGTGCTTGGTTCACCGGCAGCGGCGGATCCGCTTCAGGCAGGCATAATTCTACAACTGGAGGCAATTGGATATAGAAGAATCCAGGTATTGTACTCATAACTTGAACTTGGTTTTGGTTGGCTCCTGATCATTTGTTTCTGATCTTTTGAACAGCAACATGAGCATGAGCATGAGAATCTGATCATGAAACTGAGGGAGAAGGAACAAAGATGTAGATTTTATAGAAGAAAAGCCTTGGATCCAAGCAGAAAACTAAATGAAATCAAGATAAAAATGGCTTATCTAGAATGGTACAAAAAGACTTGCAAGGCTAAGAAAATAGGCTACTATGATAGCCACAAGAATCATTTGTGCAATAAGCATGTGTCTCCTACAGATATAGACGTGACAAAGCACAAGAAATTCCTGTCAAGGTATTGGATAGACATGGTTGAAGAAGCTGAGAAGAAACCCCAGAAAGAAGGCGCATTCATCCGAATGACATGGCTATTAGCCGGAACCAATTACCGAAGAATGGTTGAGCCTCTTGATGTAGCAGAACACTATGCAAATGGGAAAAGAAACTATGAGGCTGAAGGAAGGTCTAAGCATTATGTTCTGCTGGAGAAGTGGCAGAAAGAGAGCGCGGAGATATCAACGACAGACGCCCTCCCCCCGagtaagaagaagaagcaaaatgtagGTGGTAATTTGACAGAGGATTCTTGCTTTTGGGCTAAGGTTGAGGAAGGCATTGCTTCCCGCGAGGTGTTGAAGGATGCGGGGTGTGATTCGAGAGCGAAGGAATCATCAATGCAGTACCTAATTGAATTGGAGCAGTATGTGATGGAGCAAATAAAGAACTATGCAGTATCTCCTGAGATATTCTTGGGAGGAAGCAGTTTTATGCAGTGGTGGGATGGTTATAAGGACATTGCTTCCAATTCTTTACTGCTAGACTTTATGATGAACCGCAGATATCTTCAATATGAGAATGGTACCTTTTAATCTTCATTACTGAGCTTAGAATGTAGCTAGTTTTGAATGCTCTCTCAGAATAGCTACACCACATAATCCTAACCTTAATATAATATGTCACACCCTGGGTCCTGCGGGGCACAAGGCGCACTCGAGAGGAACTCTCTCTCGTTTTCATCTTTGTTCGGGGTGAGCCCCTCTTGTGAGGCCCGTCTGCGTCACCAATAGAATTAGCGGTGCGATTGGGTATCTAATCTATTTAACTTTGACTCTTCTCAGGATATTTGGATAAAGGTTAGTTTATAGAGAGATGTGGGTTCGGCTTTCGGTTACATGTTGGGAAGAGATAAATCAGTACTATTATGATAGTATGTGTTTCCtgtttgttcttcctttgaaGATAATATAAGTCATGTTTTGATGTGTTTAGTGTTTGTGATTTTCAGATTTAATATGTATAGTTATTGTATAATTGTACGTATTGATATAATTATTTTCCTCGAATATAATTATAttcttttttgtattttaattaCATAATTAGCACACGCTTATAACATAAGCTTGTGTATagagttttaattaaaaatacggGAAAGCAATACTTTTATACGCTAGGAAATTTAATAAAATCCGTTTTAATTTTAACCGTGCACGTGGTTAAAGCTTAACTACATGTAATATCGTTAGTTATTCTCTTTTTCATTTACTCATTTTTATTGAACGAGCTTTCAAATGGGATTATATTTTCTTTCATGTTAATTACAATATAACCTCATTTAGCGAGTTTATACAATATAAATATCAGAGGGGTTTTTTTTAATAgataattagtttttttttatgaatataaCATAATCATATTCACGTGAAATACTAATTTTAATTATTCGAGGGTTTGAAATTTAAACGtataaataaaaaggaaaaataaatcGCACGCGTATTAATTTACGAATTGGATTACATAAACAAACACAACTAACTAAAATAAATCCTAATTAAAGACTCAACATGTCATTTTATTCGCTAATTTAAGCTTCAAGAggtataataatattataaaagaTTAATTTGAGAATGAAATAATTATCCTAAGTACAAAAAATAAgcctatttaattaattaatttgtacaTAAGTTAGTAAAAGAATGCAAATAAGATGATTTTGGGCTTTACTAAACTCGGCCCAAGCCCAAGGCCCTAGTCCTAAATCAGGTCcaatttttttctcattttgatCTCCACTGTCTCCCCAATTCCCTTTGGCGACAattttgatgattttgaggGTTTCGAACCCCTTGCTGGTGGTGGGATTCTATTTCGATTCCTTGAGAGTTTttgaaattcaattaaaatattacTTAAGcaattaattttgaagtttttattctattttttaacttaaaaattaattataaaatatgtATAGTTAGATATGAAACGAAATTCTACATGTATTTATATTAGTCATATGTGTTGTTTCAAAAAATATTAGtcatatgtgtatatatataatcgGTTTTTTTCGTTTCAGTTAATCATCGGTTTCTATAAGAAGACAATAAACTTCACGGTTTCACACATTTAGATGAGCAAGTAGGCCAAACAGCTCCCTCTTTTGAGAATATGAAATTCTTGCGGGGAATAAATAGAAGATTAAGgggaaaataagaaaatggaagcaaaataggaaaaaaaacaaacaaacatatAATGGTTCATCCTCTTTGCGGCCTTTAGCAATGACATAGATTACGCCTCTAGGTGTATGTTGTGTGCTCTGTTTGATGCTTATCTTTAGTTTCTCCTGCTTTGATTGCGTTCTTAAGGAACTTATCCAACTTTTCTATCTAAGTCATTTTGTGAAGCTCTGCTGTCAAATATCTGTGGTCTTCTGTATCATGATTGTCACTCTTCTGAAACTCACAATATAGATCATTGTGCCTTCGATCTTATGCTTTCAGTTTTGATCGATACTGGATGTGTTGCATGTTTGATATTAAAGAGCAATATtagattttgtaattttgttgtTATTTGTAGATAATGAAATTGTAACATAATAATGAATTGAGCAAAATTCAAATTGTTTCtaaagagagaaagggaaaatgAGAGTtaaagagaggagagagagagtgtgtgtgcatgagagttagagagagaaattgagTTGAAGAATATAGGTCGAAGAAGATGAGAAAGccccatttttttttattaaaattggtGTTATGGCAGGTTGACTAGGGTTGGCCGATTATTTTTACATGTTACATTTTATTGAGAGATCGTTATAAGATTGTGAGTTTTATATGaaaaaatgaaggttgtacactaaagtgtgaaacatgataaatattatataccacgtatgtaatttgtCCTCCCAATTTACCGCACATCAAGCGTTTGATCATGACTGAATCTCACTTTTATCATTGGAATTTCACAATTCCTGAATTGTTTCACTTCTCATTCCAAAATATTGCTCCCAAATAGTTAAGTCTTTGTTTTCTATTGTAATCTCATATTCAAGAACCATATGACTTAGGTCCATTGATCGGAAGCAATGTGTTGTAACAGGTTGATCTCTGACCGGAATGTTCGGATCATGTCATGCTATCTAATTTTGTAGGTGATTGTCTGATCTTTTGTGATGATATCCCGTAGATTCTGATTCATAAATTATCACATGGTTTTTCATGACAGTACTACATAGACTAATTTATATTCGTCTAAcatcaaaatattaaaaaaaaaagattaatttATATTCGTCTAACatcaaaacattaaaaaaaatcgatCACGGAGGCCAACAACTATTCGTAAGTTGAATTGGAGAAAATGGTTACATAATTTCGGACCCGTAAATGAACTAATCTGCCGATTTCATGAAcagaattgaaaataaatagataGGAATAAACAGAATCTAGAATGCATGTGCAATG
The sequence above is drawn from the Euphorbia lathyris chromosome 6, ddEupLath1.1, whole genome shotgun sequence genome and encodes:
- the LOC136233105 gene encoding senescence-associated carboxylesterase 101, with product MQFQLRNDISLNQTMNSLSIFPSGLELANLAVNSNLLNLSLAAISTLQAEINPFQHQSLSLKWRVYSQSNFVIVAFVTSPSCPIHHLQQALDMVSSETMKQDNFNLFDFLCSKGSPSFSINRAAITLFYQHLGDLSHIKNQLVDLSGKLLVENPLIITGNSLAGSVASLFNLWLLDSINQPTKTKRPLCITFGSPLIGNLGLQKAISECSSWNSCFLSVAANQDPIPCLFASEKTILYKPFGAFLLCSELGSTCVDDPDQVTLFLEAMGLQSRLTQLGEEQLMSYYGNIVENLKTRLILKGNPVLGSPAAADPLQAGIILQLEAIGYRRIQQHEHEHENLIMKLREKEQRCRFYRRKALDPSRKLNEIKIKMAYLEWYKKTCKAKKIGYYDSHKNHLCNKHVSPTDIDVTKHKKFLSRYWIDMVEEAEKKPQKEGAFIRMTWLLAGTNYRRMVEPLDVAEHYANGKRNYEAEGRSKHYVLLEKWQKESAEISTTDALPPSKKKKQNVGGNLTEDSCFWAKVEEGIASREVLKDAGCDSRAKESSMQYLIELEQYVMEQIKNYAVSPEIFLGGSSFMQWWDGYKDIASNSLLLDFMMNRRYLQYENGTF